One window of Pseudomonas urmiensis genomic DNA carries:
- a CDS encoding DUF2269 family protein gives MEYLTTLKAAHIIATVLLLASALGLAIWTWRARRRGDATVYSQLLRRPLLFVWLLMGVCLLSMPFTGWWLVHLIGWPLGQTWVLASSVIYTFGAFSAWWLLVRLNRLRRAEPTGLRFTLALAVFSGVCFLSIAGLMGAKPV, from the coding sequence ATGGAATACCTGACTACCCTCAAGGCCGCCCACATCATCGCCACCGTGCTGCTGCTCGCCAGCGCCCTGGGCCTGGCGATCTGGACCTGGCGTGCACGTCGGCGCGGTGACGCCACGGTCTACAGCCAACTGCTGCGCCGCCCGCTGCTGTTCGTCTGGCTGTTGATGGGCGTGTGCCTGCTGAGCATGCCGTTTACCGGCTGGTGGCTGGTGCACCTGATCGGTTGGCCGCTGGGGCAGACCTGGGTGTTGGCCTCCAGCGTCATCTATACCTTTGGCGCGTTCAGTGCCTGGTGGTTGCTGGTGCGGCTGAACCGGCTGCGTCGGGCTGAGCCTACTGGGCTGCGCTTTACTCTGGCATTGGCGGTGTTCAGTGGTGTGTGTTTCTTGTCCATCGCCGGGCTGATGGGCGCCAAGCCAGTCTGA
- a CDS encoding HAD family hydrolase, with product MRLALFDLDNTLLGGDSDHAWGDYLCERGILDPVAYKQRNDAFYQDYLNGTLDLQAYLAFSMEIFAATEPTQLDQWHREFMRDCIEPIILPKALALLRQHREAGDKLVIITATNRFVTAPIARRLGVRTLLATECEREGERYTGRSTDIPCFREGKVTRLKRWMLENGYDLEDSYFYSDSMNDVPLLEQVTHAVAVDPDPKLRAHAQQRGWQVISLRD from the coding sequence ATGCGCCTGGCTTTATTCGACCTGGACAATACCCTCCTCGGCGGCGACAGCGATCACGCCTGGGGTGACTACCTGTGCGAACGGGGCATTCTTGACCCTGTCGCCTATAAGCAGCGCAACGATGCGTTCTACCAGGATTACCTCAACGGCACCCTGGACCTGCAGGCCTACCTGGCCTTCTCGATGGAGATCTTCGCCGCCACCGAACCGACCCAGCTCGATCAATGGCACCGCGAATTCATGCGCGACTGCATCGAGCCGATCATCCTGCCCAAGGCCCTGGCCCTGCTGCGCCAGCACCGCGAGGCGGGCGACAAACTGGTCATCATCACCGCGACCAACCGCTTCGTGACCGCCCCCATTGCCCGGCGCCTGGGTGTGCGCACTCTGCTGGCCACCGAGTGCGAACGCGAGGGCGAGCGCTACACCGGGCGTAGTACCGATATACCGTGCTTTCGTGAAGGCAAAGTGACGCGGCTCAAGCGCTGGATGCTGGAGAATGGCTATGACCTGGAGGACAGCTACTTCTATAGCGACTCGATGAACGATGTGCCGCTACTGGAGCAGGTGACGCATGCAGTGGCGGTAGACCCAGACCCAAAGCTGCGTGCCCATGCCCAGCAGCGTGGCTGGCAGGTTATTTCCCTGCGCGATTGA